Proteins found in one Clostridium kluyveri DSM 555 genomic segment:
- a CDS encoding type II CAAX prenyl endopeptidase Rce1 family protein encodes MIKKLHNYLINISMFKFILITSIVPCFISYIILFLIKNFIRQLPNDIIEINNLLITNVPFAINGILFAPLIETLIFQVIIIGIFLYYSYSKTIQIIAVIVSSICFAIPHFFNTNDVIWGLLWAVQAGVKGLIFGYAFIVYFFKSKRIDIAGFVVFSEHSINNLLGIVITLIFYKLL; translated from the coding sequence GTGATAAAAAAATTGCATAATTACTTAATAAATATATCTATGTTTAAATTTATTTTAATTACTTCAATAGTGCCCTGCTTTATATCATACATTATTCTTTTCTTAATAAAAAACTTTATAAGACAACTTCCTAATGATATTATTGAAATTAACAATTTATTAATAACAAATGTACCATTTGCTATTAATGGTATTTTGTTTGCGCCATTAATTGAAACATTAATATTTCAGGTTATAATAATAGGTATATTTTTATATTATTCATATTCTAAAACCATACAAATAATTGCAGTAATTGTATCCTCAATATGCTTTGCAATCCCTCACTTTTTTAATACCAATGATGTGATCTGGGGATTACTTTGGGCAGTACAAGCTGGAGTTAAAGGATTGATTTTTGGATATGCATTTATTGTATATTTTTTCAAATCAAAAAGAATTGATATAGCTGGTTTTGTAGTATTTTCAGAACATTCAATTAATAATTTGTTAGGTATAGTAATAACTCTTATATTTTACAAATTACTTTAA
- a CDS encoding lanthionine synthetase C family protein, protein MKICVGSHIINLGLSHGITGPLAALTIALKEGIEIKGQYESIKKILKNLKMFSFMDDKKNIYWLGRVRFEEYIGLEQSNNYKSRASWCYGAPGIARVIYLAGETINDKDSTLIAIKSLEAICKMDENEWKLESPTFCHGYSGLLAIIQAMYIDTNNNIFDNTRKKILDKIISLYNKNALLGFYNIDVDEKNYLKKEYQLVKSNNIFLLSGSIGVILTLLSLIKPIKTNWMRHFLIR, encoded by the coding sequence CTGCTTTAACAATCGCATTAAAAGAAGGTATTGAAATAAAGGGACAATATGAAAGCATAAAGAAAATATTGAAAAATCTAAAAATGTTTAGTTTTATGGATGATAAGAAGAATATATACTGGTTAGGGCGAGTTAGATTTGAAGAATATATAGGATTAGAACAAAGTAATAATTATAAGAGTAGAGCAAGTTGGTGTTACGGTGCACCCGGAATAGCAAGAGTAATATATTTGGCAGGCGAAACTATTAATGACAAAGATAGTACTCTAATTGCCATAAAATCCCTGGAGGCAATTTGTAAAATGGATGAAAATGAATGGAAATTAGAGAGTCCTACTTTTTGTCATGGTTATTCTGGTTTATTAGCAATTATTCAAGCAATGTATATAGATACAAATAATAATATATTTGATAACACAAGAAAAAAGATACTAGATAAAATTATAAGTTTGTATAATAAAAATGCCCTCTTAGGATTTTATAATATTGATGTTGACGAAAAAAATTATCTTAAGAAAGAGTACCAATTAGTAAAATCTAATAATATATTTTTATTATCAGGTTCTATTGGAGTTATACTAACTCTATTATCACTTATAAAACCAATAAAAACAAATTGGATGAGGCATTTTTTAATAAGATAA